One genomic region from Rosa rugosa chromosome 1, drRosRugo1.1, whole genome shotgun sequence encodes:
- the LOC133726681 gene encoding uncharacterized protein LOC133726681, giving the protein MKREGRQHGMVRTYRVLPTVLNPRPETRHVNKFDSLPTAGLFTKVPNKPNNHSKYTSKCSKPRCTECHIHPASKSKDKTKGNQKLKSSDVLANHRLVTWRVVDGRSGFNFSGSSATGILDNLSSDYHGDSDDEDDEIDDNESKVDFDDVDEKGSNGEESEEVMGFYNVDNMFDYQIEEDGGWCLVPLT; this is encoded by the coding sequence ATGAAGAGAGAGGGTCGCCAACACGGAATGGTCCGGACATATCGGGTTCTACCTACCGTATTGAACCCGAGGCCCGAGACCCGACACGTCAACAAGTTCGACTCACTCCCCACGGCTGGGTTGTTCACCAAAGTGCCCAACAAGCCCAACAACCACTCCAAATACACGAGCAAGTGCTCCAAGCCTAGGTGCACCGAGTGTCACATCCACCCGGCTAGTAAGTCCAAGGACAAGACCAAAGGGAACCAAAAGCTCAAGTCAAGCGACGTTTTGGCGAATCACAGGTTGGTCACATGGCGTGTTGTGGACGGACGATCCGGATTTAATTTTTCTGGATCGTCCGCCACGGGAATTTTGGATAATTTGTCTAGTGATTACCATGGTGATAGTGACGATGAGGATGATGAAATCGATGATAATGAATCGAAGGTGGATTTCGATGATGTTGATGAAAAGGGAAGTAACGGTGAAGAGTCAGAAGAGGTGATGGGTTTCTATAATGTGGATAATATGTTTGATTATCAAATTGAGGAAGATGGAGGTTGGTGCCTAGTGCCTTTAACTTGA